A genomic segment from Nicotiana sylvestris chromosome 1, ASM39365v2, whole genome shotgun sequence encodes:
- the LOC104219177 gene encoding expansin-like A2 yields MAVKFLPFLLFLLVSSATACDRCVHQSKVAYFASASALLSGACGYGDLAIGFNGGRLAAAIPSLYKEGAGCGACYQIRCKDSTLCSKEGTTVIVTDLNTNNQTDFVISSRAFMAMANKGKAKDVLKLGIAEVEYKRVSCDYKSKNLAIRVEESSQKPNYLAISFLYQGGQTEIVAVDVAQVGSSSWNFMSRNHGAIWDTSRVPTGALQFRFVVTAGYDGKWNWAKSVLPADWKNGVIYDTGLQITDIAQEACSPCDDGNWKLN; encoded by the exons ATGGCTGTCAAATTCCTTCCCTTCCTTCTCTTCCTTCTTGTCTCCTCAGCTACAGCCTGCGATCGCTGTGTTCACCAATCAAAAGTTGCTTACTTTGCCAGTGCTTCTGCCCTTCTGT CTGGTGCGTGTGGTTATGGAGATTTAGCAATAGGTTTTAATGGGGGTCGACTTGCTGCTGCTATTCCTAGCCTTTACAAAGAAGGAGCTGGTTGTGGTGCTTGTTATCAG ATTAGATGCAAGGACTCAACACTCTGTTCAAAAGAGGGCACAACTGTAATTGTAACTGATCTAAATACCAATAACCAGACGGATTTTGTGATCAGTAGCCGAGCTTTTATGGCCATGGCCAATAAGGGAAAAGCTAAAGACGTTCTCAAATTGGGAATTGCTGAAGTTGAATATAAAAG AGTTTCATGTGATTACAAAAGCAAGAATTTGGCCATTCGTGTGGAAGAATCAAGTCAAAAACCAAATTATCTAGCAATTAGCTTCTTGTACCAAGGTGGTCAAACTGAAATTGTCGCTGTCGATGTAGCTCAG GTTGGATCATCGAGTTGGAATTTCATGAGCCGAAATCACGGAGCAATTTGGGACACAAGTAGAGTGCCAACAGGAGCATTGCAATTTAGGTTTGTGGTGACAGCAGGGTATGATGGCAAATGGAATTGGGCAAAATCAGTGTTGCCAGCAGATTGGAAAAATGGGGTAATTTATGACACTGGACTTCAGATCACTGACATTGCTCAAGAGGCTTGTTCTCCATgtgatgatggaaactggaaacTTAATTAG
- the LOC104219178 gene encoding alanine--tRNA ligase, chloroplastic/mitochondrial isoform X2: MSNLNFPYSLKTSSHGRDFLLEFPTSGFQSKPYLPFSRGLIVRTQTLVYASSLSHGRAHIKGPRVVQFVAKAQPVAEELVEEKLRDPQTSGDSIRQRFLDFYAARGHKVLPSASLVPDDPTVLLTIAGMLQFKPIFLGKVPREVPSAATSQKCIRTNDIENVGRTSRHQTFFEMLGNFSFGDYFKKEAIKWAWELSTSEYGLPADKLWISVYQDDDETFALWHDEIGVPKERIIRLGEDDNFWTSGATGPCGPCSEIYYDFHPGRGTSNVDLGDDTRFIEFYNLVFMQYNKKDDGSLEPLKQKNIDTGLGLERMARILQKVPNNYETDLIFPIIEKAAELANVSYALADDSTKTKLKIIGDHMRAVVYLISDGVNPSNIGRGYVVRRLIRRVVRTGRLLGVKGDGMGDLQGAFLPILAKKVIQLSTNIDADVKTRASRILEELKREELRFVLTLERGEKLLDQMLADALLNAQGTETAPCLSGKDAFVLYDTYGFPVEITNEVAEERGISIDMNSFDIEMEKQRQLSQAAHDTVKLGVENGANLAEDIPDTEFLGYNTLRSKAVVEGLLVNGSPVAQVSKGSEVEILLNRTPFYAESGGQIGDNGFLYMMEAENEQPAIVEIKDVQKSMGNIFVHKGTITEGMIEVGREVEAAVDPNLRQRAKVHHTATHLLQSALKRVIGQETSQAGSLVAFDRLRFDFNFHRPLQDKELVEIEGLINQWIGDAAILETKVMSLTDAKRDGAIAMFGEKYGEQVRVVEVPGVSMELCGGTHVSNTAEIRGFKIISEQGIASGVRRIEAVAGDAFIEYVLTRDNYMKQLCSTLKVKAEEVTGRVGGLLEELRLTRNEVSAARAKAAIYKASTLSSRASTIGTSKNIRLLVESMDDVDADSLKSAAEYLVDLLKDPAAVVLGSCPGDGKVSLVVALTPGVVDLGIKAGDIIKPLAKSCGGGGGGRPNFAQAGGRKPENLLGALEEAREQLKKLLEK, from the exons ATGTCCAACCTCAACTTTCCTTATTCCTTAAAAACTAGCAGCCATGGCAGGGACTTTCTACTTGAATTTCCCACTTCAGGGTTCCAGTCAAAACCTTATCTTCCCTTTTCAAGAG GTTTGATTGTTAGGACTCAAACCTTAGTTTATGCAAGTAGTTTATCCCATGGACGTGCTCATATAAAGGGACCAAGAGTAGTACAGTTTGTCGCAAAAG CGCAACCTGTGGCTGAGGAACTTGTAGAGGAAAAATTAAGGGATCCCCAAACAAGCGGTGACTCTATACGTCAGCGCTTCCTTGACTTTTATGCTGCCCGAGGTCACAAGGTTCTTCCAAGTGCTTCTCTTGTCCCGGATGATCCGACAGTTCTACTGACAATTGCAGGAATGCTTCAGTTCAAGCCTATATTCCTTGGAAAG GTACCGAGGGAAGTGCCTAGCGCAGCTACTTCTCAGAAATGCATCCGGACAAATGATATTGAGAATGTGGGTCGAACATCCCGACATCAGACATTCTTTGAGATGCTTGGAAATTTTAGTTTTGGAGATTATTTTAAAAAAGAAGCTATTAAGTGGGCATGGGAGCTCTCCACCTCAGA ATATGGACTCCCAGCTGATAAATTATGGATTAGTGTTTACCAAGATGATGATGAAACTTTTGCACTATGGCATGATGAG ATAGGTGTTCCTAAAGAGCGAATAATAAGACTCGGAGAAGATGACAACTTCTGGACAAGTGGAGCTACTGGTCCGTGTGGTCCATGCTCTGAAATTTATTACGATTTTCATCCCGGGAGGGGCACTTCCAATGTT GATCTTGGAGATGATACAAGATTTATAGAGTTCTACAACCTTGTTTTTATGCAATACAATAAGAAGGATGATGGTTCACTTGAGCCTTTAAAGCAAAAGAATATAGATACTGGACTTGGTTTAGAGCGTATGGCCAGGATTCTGCAGAAG GTCCCCAACAATTACGAAACCGACTTAATATTTCCCATCATAGAGAAGGCTGCAGAATTGGCAAATGTCTCATATGCTCTTGCAGATGATTCTACAAAAACAAAGCTTAAG ATAATTGGAGATCATATGCGTGCAGTTGTTTATCTGATATCTGATGGTGTCAACCCATCAAATATTGGGAGGGGGTATGTGGTACGTCGCCTCATTAGAAGGGTTGTTCGAACAGGCAGGTTACTTGGTGTAAAGGGAGATGGGATGGGTGATCTTCAAGGAGCATTTTTGCCGATACTTGCTAAAAAGGTGATTCAACTAAGCACCAATATAGATGCTGATGTGAAAACCAGAGCATCCCGCATACTTGAGGAATTGAAAAGAGAGGAGCTTCGTTTTGTTTTGACTCTAGAAAGGGGAGAAAAACTTCTTGACCAGATGCTGGCAGATGCATTATTAAATGCCCAGGGAACTGAGACTGCACCTTGTCTGTCGGGGAAGGATGCATTCGTATTGTATGACACCTATGGATTTCCAGTGGAGATAACAAACGAAGTTGCTGAAGAACGTGGAATCAGTATAGATATGAATAGCTTTGACATAGAAATGGAGAAGCAAAGACAGCTATCTCAGGCTGCACATGATACTGTTAAACTAGGAGTTGAAAATGGTGCAAACCTTGCTGAAGATATTCCTGATACTGAGTTTCTTGGCTACAATACTCTCCGTTCCAAGGCAGTGGTTGAGGGTTTGTTGGTAAATGGTAGTCCTGTAGCACAAGTCTCCAAAGGAAGTGAAGTGGAAATTTTGCTGAACAGGACTCCATTTTATGCTGAGTCAGGAGGCCAAATTGGGGATAACGGTTTTTTATATATGATGGAGGCTGAAAATGAACAGCCAGCCATTGTAGAGATAAAAGACGTCCAAAAATCTATGGGTAATATATTCGTTCACAAAGGGACAATTACAGAAGGTATGATAGAGGTCGGCCGAGAAGTAGAAGCGGCTGTTGATCCAAACTTGAGGCAACGGGCTAAG GTTCACCATACAGCTACTCATTTACTTCAATCAGCACTCAAAAGAGTAATTGGTCAGGAAACATCTCAAGCAGGATCGTTGGTTGCTTTTGATCGTCTTAGATTTGACTTCAACTTCCATCGGCCTCTTCAAGACAAGGAACTTGTTGAAATTGAAGGTTTGATCAACCAATGGATTGGCGATGCCGCGATTCTGGAAACGAAAGTCATGTCTCTGACTGATGCAAAAAGAGATGGGGCAATCGCAATGTTTGGAGAAAAATATGGAGAACAG GTACGTGTAGTCGAGGTTCCTGGCGTATCAATGGAATTATGTGGTGGCACCCATGTAAGCAATACTGCTGAGATACGTGGATTCAAAATCATATCTGAACAGGGCATTGCATCAGGAGTTAGGCGAATTGAAGCTGTAGCTGGAGATGCTTTCATTGAATATGTCCTTACGAGAGATAACTACATGAAGCAGCTATGCTCCACTCTCAAA GTAAAAGCTGAAGAAGTAACTGGCAGGGTAGGCGGACTTTTGGAAGAACTACGATTGACAAGAAATGAAGTTTCGGCTGCTCGGGCAAAAGCAGCAATCTATAAGGCATCAACACTTTCTAGCAGAGCATCTACCATTGGAACTTCAAAAAATATTAG GCTCCTAGTTGAGTCCATGGATGATGTCGATGCTGATTCACTCAAGAGTGCGGCAGAATATCTTGTAGATTTGTTGAAAGATCCGGCAGCTGTGGTTCTAGGATCATGCCCAGGAGATGGAAAAGTTAGCCTTGTCGTTGCATTAACCCCTGGAGTTGTTGATCTTGGAATTAAAGCTGGTGACATTATAAAGCCTCTAGCTAAATCATGTGGTGGTGGAGGGGGTGGTCGACCTAATTTTGCTCAGGCAGGTGGGAGGAAACCAGAGAACTTGTTAGGTGCACTTGAAGAAGCTCGAGAACAGCTTAAAAAGCTGCTTGAAAAGTGA
- the LOC104219178 gene encoding alanine--tRNA ligase, chloroplastic/mitochondrial isoform X1, which produces MSNLNFPYSLKTSSHGRDFLLEFPTSGFQSKPYLPFSRGYRYSSGLIVRTQTLVYASSLSHGRAHIKGPRVVQFVAKAQPVAEELVEEKLRDPQTSGDSIRQRFLDFYAARGHKVLPSASLVPDDPTVLLTIAGMLQFKPIFLGKVPREVPSAATSQKCIRTNDIENVGRTSRHQTFFEMLGNFSFGDYFKKEAIKWAWELSTSEYGLPADKLWISVYQDDDETFALWHDEIGVPKERIIRLGEDDNFWTSGATGPCGPCSEIYYDFHPGRGTSNVDLGDDTRFIEFYNLVFMQYNKKDDGSLEPLKQKNIDTGLGLERMARILQKVPNNYETDLIFPIIEKAAELANVSYALADDSTKTKLKIIGDHMRAVVYLISDGVNPSNIGRGYVVRRLIRRVVRTGRLLGVKGDGMGDLQGAFLPILAKKVIQLSTNIDADVKTRASRILEELKREELRFVLTLERGEKLLDQMLADALLNAQGTETAPCLSGKDAFVLYDTYGFPVEITNEVAEERGISIDMNSFDIEMEKQRQLSQAAHDTVKLGVENGANLAEDIPDTEFLGYNTLRSKAVVEGLLVNGSPVAQVSKGSEVEILLNRTPFYAESGGQIGDNGFLYMMEAENEQPAIVEIKDVQKSMGNIFVHKGTITEGMIEVGREVEAAVDPNLRQRAKVHHTATHLLQSALKRVIGQETSQAGSLVAFDRLRFDFNFHRPLQDKELVEIEGLINQWIGDAAILETKVMSLTDAKRDGAIAMFGEKYGEQVRVVEVPGVSMELCGGTHVSNTAEIRGFKIISEQGIASGVRRIEAVAGDAFIEYVLTRDNYMKQLCSTLKVKAEEVTGRVGGLLEELRLTRNEVSAARAKAAIYKASTLSSRASTIGTSKNIRLLVESMDDVDADSLKSAAEYLVDLLKDPAAVVLGSCPGDGKVSLVVALTPGVVDLGIKAGDIIKPLAKSCGGGGGGRPNFAQAGGRKPENLLGALEEAREQLKKLLEK; this is translated from the exons ATGTCCAACCTCAACTTTCCTTATTCCTTAAAAACTAGCAGCCATGGCAGGGACTTTCTACTTGAATTTCCCACTTCAGGGTTCCAGTCAAAACCTTATCTTCCCTTTTCAAGAG GTTATCGGTATTCTTCAGGTTTGATTGTTAGGACTCAAACCTTAGTTTATGCAAGTAGTTTATCCCATGGACGTGCTCATATAAAGGGACCAAGAGTAGTACAGTTTGTCGCAAAAG CGCAACCTGTGGCTGAGGAACTTGTAGAGGAAAAATTAAGGGATCCCCAAACAAGCGGTGACTCTATACGTCAGCGCTTCCTTGACTTTTATGCTGCCCGAGGTCACAAGGTTCTTCCAAGTGCTTCTCTTGTCCCGGATGATCCGACAGTTCTACTGACAATTGCAGGAATGCTTCAGTTCAAGCCTATATTCCTTGGAAAG GTACCGAGGGAAGTGCCTAGCGCAGCTACTTCTCAGAAATGCATCCGGACAAATGATATTGAGAATGTGGGTCGAACATCCCGACATCAGACATTCTTTGAGATGCTTGGAAATTTTAGTTTTGGAGATTATTTTAAAAAAGAAGCTATTAAGTGGGCATGGGAGCTCTCCACCTCAGA ATATGGACTCCCAGCTGATAAATTATGGATTAGTGTTTACCAAGATGATGATGAAACTTTTGCACTATGGCATGATGAG ATAGGTGTTCCTAAAGAGCGAATAATAAGACTCGGAGAAGATGACAACTTCTGGACAAGTGGAGCTACTGGTCCGTGTGGTCCATGCTCTGAAATTTATTACGATTTTCATCCCGGGAGGGGCACTTCCAATGTT GATCTTGGAGATGATACAAGATTTATAGAGTTCTACAACCTTGTTTTTATGCAATACAATAAGAAGGATGATGGTTCACTTGAGCCTTTAAAGCAAAAGAATATAGATACTGGACTTGGTTTAGAGCGTATGGCCAGGATTCTGCAGAAG GTCCCCAACAATTACGAAACCGACTTAATATTTCCCATCATAGAGAAGGCTGCAGAATTGGCAAATGTCTCATATGCTCTTGCAGATGATTCTACAAAAACAAAGCTTAAG ATAATTGGAGATCATATGCGTGCAGTTGTTTATCTGATATCTGATGGTGTCAACCCATCAAATATTGGGAGGGGGTATGTGGTACGTCGCCTCATTAGAAGGGTTGTTCGAACAGGCAGGTTACTTGGTGTAAAGGGAGATGGGATGGGTGATCTTCAAGGAGCATTTTTGCCGATACTTGCTAAAAAGGTGATTCAACTAAGCACCAATATAGATGCTGATGTGAAAACCAGAGCATCCCGCATACTTGAGGAATTGAAAAGAGAGGAGCTTCGTTTTGTTTTGACTCTAGAAAGGGGAGAAAAACTTCTTGACCAGATGCTGGCAGATGCATTATTAAATGCCCAGGGAACTGAGACTGCACCTTGTCTGTCGGGGAAGGATGCATTCGTATTGTATGACACCTATGGATTTCCAGTGGAGATAACAAACGAAGTTGCTGAAGAACGTGGAATCAGTATAGATATGAATAGCTTTGACATAGAAATGGAGAAGCAAAGACAGCTATCTCAGGCTGCACATGATACTGTTAAACTAGGAGTTGAAAATGGTGCAAACCTTGCTGAAGATATTCCTGATACTGAGTTTCTTGGCTACAATACTCTCCGTTCCAAGGCAGTGGTTGAGGGTTTGTTGGTAAATGGTAGTCCTGTAGCACAAGTCTCCAAAGGAAGTGAAGTGGAAATTTTGCTGAACAGGACTCCATTTTATGCTGAGTCAGGAGGCCAAATTGGGGATAACGGTTTTTTATATATGATGGAGGCTGAAAATGAACAGCCAGCCATTGTAGAGATAAAAGACGTCCAAAAATCTATGGGTAATATATTCGTTCACAAAGGGACAATTACAGAAGGTATGATAGAGGTCGGCCGAGAAGTAGAAGCGGCTGTTGATCCAAACTTGAGGCAACGGGCTAAG GTTCACCATACAGCTACTCATTTACTTCAATCAGCACTCAAAAGAGTAATTGGTCAGGAAACATCTCAAGCAGGATCGTTGGTTGCTTTTGATCGTCTTAGATTTGACTTCAACTTCCATCGGCCTCTTCAAGACAAGGAACTTGTTGAAATTGAAGGTTTGATCAACCAATGGATTGGCGATGCCGCGATTCTGGAAACGAAAGTCATGTCTCTGACTGATGCAAAAAGAGATGGGGCAATCGCAATGTTTGGAGAAAAATATGGAGAACAG GTACGTGTAGTCGAGGTTCCTGGCGTATCAATGGAATTATGTGGTGGCACCCATGTAAGCAATACTGCTGAGATACGTGGATTCAAAATCATATCTGAACAGGGCATTGCATCAGGAGTTAGGCGAATTGAAGCTGTAGCTGGAGATGCTTTCATTGAATATGTCCTTACGAGAGATAACTACATGAAGCAGCTATGCTCCACTCTCAAA GTAAAAGCTGAAGAAGTAACTGGCAGGGTAGGCGGACTTTTGGAAGAACTACGATTGACAAGAAATGAAGTTTCGGCTGCTCGGGCAAAAGCAGCAATCTATAAGGCATCAACACTTTCTAGCAGAGCATCTACCATTGGAACTTCAAAAAATATTAG GCTCCTAGTTGAGTCCATGGATGATGTCGATGCTGATTCACTCAAGAGTGCGGCAGAATATCTTGTAGATTTGTTGAAAGATCCGGCAGCTGTGGTTCTAGGATCATGCCCAGGAGATGGAAAAGTTAGCCTTGTCGTTGCATTAACCCCTGGAGTTGTTGATCTTGGAATTAAAGCTGGTGACATTATAAAGCCTCTAGCTAAATCATGTGGTGGTGGAGGGGGTGGTCGACCTAATTTTGCTCAGGCAGGTGGGAGGAAACCAGAGAACTTGTTAGGTGCACTTGAAGAAGCTCGAGAACAGCTTAAAAAGCTGCTTGAAAAGTGA
- the LOC104219178 gene encoding alanine--tRNA ligase, chloroplastic/mitochondrial isoform X3 codes for MLQFKPIFLGKVPREVPSAATSQKCIRTNDIENVGRTSRHQTFFEMLGNFSFGDYFKKEAIKWAWELSTSEYGLPADKLWISVYQDDDETFALWHDEIGVPKERIIRLGEDDNFWTSGATGPCGPCSEIYYDFHPGRGTSNVDLGDDTRFIEFYNLVFMQYNKKDDGSLEPLKQKNIDTGLGLERMARILQKVPNNYETDLIFPIIEKAAELANVSYALADDSTKTKLKIIGDHMRAVVYLISDGVNPSNIGRGYVVRRLIRRVVRTGRLLGVKGDGMGDLQGAFLPILAKKVIQLSTNIDADVKTRASRILEELKREELRFVLTLERGEKLLDQMLADALLNAQGTETAPCLSGKDAFVLYDTYGFPVEITNEVAEERGISIDMNSFDIEMEKQRQLSQAAHDTVKLGVENGANLAEDIPDTEFLGYNTLRSKAVVEGLLVNGSPVAQVSKGSEVEILLNRTPFYAESGGQIGDNGFLYMMEAENEQPAIVEIKDVQKSMGNIFVHKGTITEGMIEVGREVEAAVDPNLRQRAKVHHTATHLLQSALKRVIGQETSQAGSLVAFDRLRFDFNFHRPLQDKELVEIEGLINQWIGDAAILETKVMSLTDAKRDGAIAMFGEKYGEQVRVVEVPGVSMELCGGTHVSNTAEIRGFKIISEQGIASGVRRIEAVAGDAFIEYVLTRDNYMKQLCSTLKVKAEEVTGRVGGLLEELRLTRNEVSAARAKAAIYKASTLSSRASTIGTSKNIRLLVESMDDVDADSLKSAAEYLVDLLKDPAAVVLGSCPGDGKVSLVVALTPGVVDLGIKAGDIIKPLAKSCGGGGGGRPNFAQAGGRKPENLLGALEEAREQLKKLLEK; via the exons ATGCTTCAGTTCAAGCCTATATTCCTTGGAAAG GTACCGAGGGAAGTGCCTAGCGCAGCTACTTCTCAGAAATGCATCCGGACAAATGATATTGAGAATGTGGGTCGAACATCCCGACATCAGACATTCTTTGAGATGCTTGGAAATTTTAGTTTTGGAGATTATTTTAAAAAAGAAGCTATTAAGTGGGCATGGGAGCTCTCCACCTCAGA ATATGGACTCCCAGCTGATAAATTATGGATTAGTGTTTACCAAGATGATGATGAAACTTTTGCACTATGGCATGATGAG ATAGGTGTTCCTAAAGAGCGAATAATAAGACTCGGAGAAGATGACAACTTCTGGACAAGTGGAGCTACTGGTCCGTGTGGTCCATGCTCTGAAATTTATTACGATTTTCATCCCGGGAGGGGCACTTCCAATGTT GATCTTGGAGATGATACAAGATTTATAGAGTTCTACAACCTTGTTTTTATGCAATACAATAAGAAGGATGATGGTTCACTTGAGCCTTTAAAGCAAAAGAATATAGATACTGGACTTGGTTTAGAGCGTATGGCCAGGATTCTGCAGAAG GTCCCCAACAATTACGAAACCGACTTAATATTTCCCATCATAGAGAAGGCTGCAGAATTGGCAAATGTCTCATATGCTCTTGCAGATGATTCTACAAAAACAAAGCTTAAG ATAATTGGAGATCATATGCGTGCAGTTGTTTATCTGATATCTGATGGTGTCAACCCATCAAATATTGGGAGGGGGTATGTGGTACGTCGCCTCATTAGAAGGGTTGTTCGAACAGGCAGGTTACTTGGTGTAAAGGGAGATGGGATGGGTGATCTTCAAGGAGCATTTTTGCCGATACTTGCTAAAAAGGTGATTCAACTAAGCACCAATATAGATGCTGATGTGAAAACCAGAGCATCCCGCATACTTGAGGAATTGAAAAGAGAGGAGCTTCGTTTTGTTTTGACTCTAGAAAGGGGAGAAAAACTTCTTGACCAGATGCTGGCAGATGCATTATTAAATGCCCAGGGAACTGAGACTGCACCTTGTCTGTCGGGGAAGGATGCATTCGTATTGTATGACACCTATGGATTTCCAGTGGAGATAACAAACGAAGTTGCTGAAGAACGTGGAATCAGTATAGATATGAATAGCTTTGACATAGAAATGGAGAAGCAAAGACAGCTATCTCAGGCTGCACATGATACTGTTAAACTAGGAGTTGAAAATGGTGCAAACCTTGCTGAAGATATTCCTGATACTGAGTTTCTTGGCTACAATACTCTCCGTTCCAAGGCAGTGGTTGAGGGTTTGTTGGTAAATGGTAGTCCTGTAGCACAAGTCTCCAAAGGAAGTGAAGTGGAAATTTTGCTGAACAGGACTCCATTTTATGCTGAGTCAGGAGGCCAAATTGGGGATAACGGTTTTTTATATATGATGGAGGCTGAAAATGAACAGCCAGCCATTGTAGAGATAAAAGACGTCCAAAAATCTATGGGTAATATATTCGTTCACAAAGGGACAATTACAGAAGGTATGATAGAGGTCGGCCGAGAAGTAGAAGCGGCTGTTGATCCAAACTTGAGGCAACGGGCTAAG GTTCACCATACAGCTACTCATTTACTTCAATCAGCACTCAAAAGAGTAATTGGTCAGGAAACATCTCAAGCAGGATCGTTGGTTGCTTTTGATCGTCTTAGATTTGACTTCAACTTCCATCGGCCTCTTCAAGACAAGGAACTTGTTGAAATTGAAGGTTTGATCAACCAATGGATTGGCGATGCCGCGATTCTGGAAACGAAAGTCATGTCTCTGACTGATGCAAAAAGAGATGGGGCAATCGCAATGTTTGGAGAAAAATATGGAGAACAG GTACGTGTAGTCGAGGTTCCTGGCGTATCAATGGAATTATGTGGTGGCACCCATGTAAGCAATACTGCTGAGATACGTGGATTCAAAATCATATCTGAACAGGGCATTGCATCAGGAGTTAGGCGAATTGAAGCTGTAGCTGGAGATGCTTTCATTGAATATGTCCTTACGAGAGATAACTACATGAAGCAGCTATGCTCCACTCTCAAA GTAAAAGCTGAAGAAGTAACTGGCAGGGTAGGCGGACTTTTGGAAGAACTACGATTGACAAGAAATGAAGTTTCGGCTGCTCGGGCAAAAGCAGCAATCTATAAGGCATCAACACTTTCTAGCAGAGCATCTACCATTGGAACTTCAAAAAATATTAG GCTCCTAGTTGAGTCCATGGATGATGTCGATGCTGATTCACTCAAGAGTGCGGCAGAATATCTTGTAGATTTGTTGAAAGATCCGGCAGCTGTGGTTCTAGGATCATGCCCAGGAGATGGAAAAGTTAGCCTTGTCGTTGCATTAACCCCTGGAGTTGTTGATCTTGGAATTAAAGCTGGTGACATTATAAAGCCTCTAGCTAAATCATGTGGTGGTGGAGGGGGTGGTCGACCTAATTTTGCTCAGGCAGGTGGGAGGAAACCAGAGAACTTGTTAGGTGCACTTGAAGAAGCTCGAGAACAGCTTAAAAAGCTGCTTGAAAAGTGA